Proteins co-encoded in one Pelobates fuscus isolate aPelFus1 chromosome 5, aPelFus1.pri, whole genome shotgun sequence genomic window:
- the LOC134611731 gene encoding GRAM domain-containing protein 2B-like isoform X1, with product MDLAGQPPDKPSLPGTVDISPESAVTSTKSKKNKKRLGDLKSFSLEEPLQGDAVERSATLFRSKTYDQPPSSKTTDQDISTERRRSITTNLPKHNLAFHKLFRDVSEDEELKDSFTCALQREVLYQGRLYISSNYLGFYCSMLRKEIKVLIPVISVILVKKANTALLVPNALSVKTTEGDKYLFGSLRNREICYQVVRSVCPNLKDVSAQNTPLFSTEPSPEQSKKVLNSSHSDLEQQHPDLDSTEFPNNGIAVPFQVQSRIRTPSSEVDGVALNHWNDGDICKEKPTLDSSNRRRWTEPGTVNFLLIIYMLLVVVLLVSSGYIGLRILELENQLSIMGAWPKGQEQRSQDT from the exons ATGGACCTCGCTGGGCAACCTCCAGACAAACCCTCTCTTCCTGGAACAGTCGA CATTTCTCCAGAGTCTGCTGTGACATCTACCAAATCAAAGAAAAACAAGAAGCGTCTTGGGGATCTAAAGTCCTTCAGTTTGGAGGAACCTCTGCAAGGAGATGCGGTGGAAAGATCTGCGACCTTGTTCAG GTCAAAAACATATGACCAACCACCATCCTCGAAAACGACTGATCAAGATATCTCAACAGAACGTCGTCGATCGATCACTACCAAT TTACCAAAGCACAATCTCGCTTTCCACAAGTTGTTTCGGGATGTATCGGAGGATGAGGAACTAAAAGACA GTTTTACCTGTGCCCTTCAGAGGGAAGTCTTATACCAGGGCCGGCTTTACATCTCTTCCAACTACTTGGGGTTCTACTGCAGCATGCTACGCAAAGAGATCAAG GTCTTGATACCTGTGATCTCTGTGATTCTTGTTAAGAAAGCAAATACAGCTCTACTAGTGCCCAATGCCTTGAGTGTGAAAACCACTGAGGGAGACAAG TATCTCTTTGGGTCGCTACGGAACAGAGAAATTTGCTACCAGGTAGTGCGCTCCGTGTGCCCCAACCTTAAg GATGTAAGTGCTCAAAACACGCCACTGTTCTCTACAGAGCCGAGCCCTGAACAAAGCAAAAAGGTCTTG AATTCCAGCCATTCTGATCTGGAGCAGCAACATCCGGATTTGGACAGCACAGAATTCCCTAATAATGGCATTG CGGTCCCTTTCCAGGTACAGAGTCGGATAAGGACTCCATCTAGCGAGGTGGATGGGGTAGCCCTGAATCACTGGAACGATG GAGACATTTGTAAGGAGAAGCCAACTCTAGACTCATCTAATCGCAGACGGTGGACGGAACCAGGCACTGTCAACTTTCTGCTTATTATTTACATGCTGCT GGTCGTCGTACTGCTGGTCTCATCAGGTTATATAGGATTACGGATTCTGGAGCTGGAAAatcagctgagcatcatgggagcctGGCCAAAAGGACAAGAACAGAG
- the LOC134611731 gene encoding GRAM domain-containing protein 2B-like isoform X2, protein MKLIGRAGRETATLSLSISPESAVTSTKSKKNKKRLGDLKSFSLEEPLQGDAVERSATLFRSKTYDQPPSSKTTDQDISTERRRSITTNLPKHNLAFHKLFRDVSEDEELKDSFTCALQREVLYQGRLYISSNYLGFYCSMLRKEIKVLIPVISVILVKKANTALLVPNALSVKTTEGDKYLFGSLRNREICYQVVRSVCPNLKDVSAQNTPLFSTEPSPEQSKKVLNSSHSDLEQQHPDLDSTEFPNNGIAVPFQVQSRIRTPSSEVDGVALNHWNDGDICKEKPTLDSSNRRRWTEPGTVNFLLIIYMLLVVVLLVSSGYIGLRILELENQLSIMGAWPKGQEQRSQDT, encoded by the exons ATGAAGCTGATCGGAAGAGCTGGCCGGGAGACTGCCACGTTGTCTCTAAG CATTTCTCCAGAGTCTGCTGTGACATCTACCAAATCAAAGAAAAACAAGAAGCGTCTTGGGGATCTAAAGTCCTTCAGTTTGGAGGAACCTCTGCAAGGAGATGCGGTGGAAAGATCTGCGACCTTGTTCAG GTCAAAAACATATGACCAACCACCATCCTCGAAAACGACTGATCAAGATATCTCAACAGAACGTCGTCGATCGATCACTACCAAT TTACCAAAGCACAATCTCGCTTTCCACAAGTTGTTTCGGGATGTATCGGAGGATGAGGAACTAAAAGACA GTTTTACCTGTGCCCTTCAGAGGGAAGTCTTATACCAGGGCCGGCTTTACATCTCTTCCAACTACTTGGGGTTCTACTGCAGCATGCTACGCAAAGAGATCAAG GTCTTGATACCTGTGATCTCTGTGATTCTTGTTAAGAAAGCAAATACAGCTCTACTAGTGCCCAATGCCTTGAGTGTGAAAACCACTGAGGGAGACAAG TATCTCTTTGGGTCGCTACGGAACAGAGAAATTTGCTACCAGGTAGTGCGCTCCGTGTGCCCCAACCTTAAg GATGTAAGTGCTCAAAACACGCCACTGTTCTCTACAGAGCCGAGCCCTGAACAAAGCAAAAAGGTCTTG AATTCCAGCCATTCTGATCTGGAGCAGCAACATCCGGATTTGGACAGCACAGAATTCCCTAATAATGGCATTG CGGTCCCTTTCCAGGTACAGAGTCGGATAAGGACTCCATCTAGCGAGGTGGATGGGGTAGCCCTGAATCACTGGAACGATG GAGACATTTGTAAGGAGAAGCCAACTCTAGACTCATCTAATCGCAGACGGTGGACGGAACCAGGCACTGTCAACTTTCTGCTTATTATTTACATGCTGCT GGTCGTCGTACTGCTGGTCTCATCAGGTTATATAGGATTACGGATTCTGGAGCTGGAAAatcagctgagcatcatgggagcctGGCCAAAAGGACAAGAACAGAG